The following proteins come from a genomic window of Puntigrus tetrazona isolate hp1 chromosome 15, ASM1883169v1, whole genome shotgun sequence:
- the LOC122359155 gene encoding alpha-2-macroglobulin-like isoform X2, whose product MMPFFLVLLKRGIIITTCVLLLLAYRGTSQPIFMAIFPGVIRSGSEAKLCISLLKPEENLQLTISLVYNEQNRTLLQERTEKEFHRCLDFQAPESDSVQEIQVEARGKKTRQIEKRKVKFMSYNPLTIIRTDKPIYNPGQTVQFRIFTVDTKFKPVDKTYKLIGLKDNRLNRINQWINATPTNGKILQLSHTLNPEASVGLYELFVETGKQTIKEYFQVKKYVLPKFEVTLHRPDIVRANEELKMRVCGRYTHGHPVQGSVKMGLCKNMAVSVYYPNQYQTPLCLNRSAVLNETGCVSEMFPISFFIRSSKLHFMQQHLQFTASVTEDGTNISMERSDNVFLTYSVGSIKFVDLPEFFEKGSVIQAKVKVEFSKGTPIHQIKVVVYCDMSPSQELITDINGLAHFTINTSLVISTSIQVTAYASFINQFYTPFHIEPAYKLLQIKPKESPEKVSQLVIKALEEPLKCEEEISVTVGYTIAGETVESGSVTIVYLISSREEIVHHGYKNVEVKGSDGEVEGEVMFKVLVRTQMAPKMEFLAYCVLPSETVLAASRTFQIEKCLEKMSLQFSPTSAVPGEENTLQISAQPGSLCGLSAVDRSVRIMESGKHLDADKFFYLLPARLFPYDIEDQEDCYNIRSKKKSKYLPPSPYIPMPFHPYPSESKADAVYTSFRNMGLKVVTNLIIKMPSCIIFRDEYYQRMFGAGLMPGIAGAVPMNPMGFPGALVPAVGMSPVGHGIPFGEAGVAAGGIGPGVALTPPPTETIRTFFPETWIWELAVVGDSGSAQVPVTVPDTITSWETEVFCLSSKGLGLAPPAQLTVFQPFFLELSLPYSIIRGEIFELKATVFNYLSKCIMVKVTPAPSSEYTLKASSDDQYSSCLCANGRKTFKWILTPSVLGLLNITVSAEAEASQTVCDNEIVSVPERGRIDTVTRSLRVNAEGIEMSKSYSWLLCPKGQNLLNEVELIFPKNMIEGSGRATVSVLGDILGLALKNLDGLLQMPYGCGEQNIAILSPNIYILQYLENTGQLTPAIRERATGFLKSGYQKQLNYENSDGSYTTFGKGEGNTWLTAFVLRTFGKAQHYIFIDPQKIQNSKQWLIRHQRPDGLYETKGKLFNNRMKGGVSDSVTITAYITASLLELNTSVADPAVSKALSYLKRFVDIQNTYTTALLTYTFSLAKDQVTRDYLLKKLMDTGISEGSHLHWSQSASADDSDSLAVEISSYVLLASLTADSLTTADLGFANRIVSWLVKQQNAYGGFSSTQDTVVALQALSLYATKVFSSDGSSTVTVQSAEDIHHFDVNQDNKLLYQEKQLQNVPAKYSIEVKGSTCVSVQMSLFYNIPTPKESNSLQIFVRTGGICQSGTGQILDVVLDIIYTGIQDSSNMVIVDMKLLSGFIPEPSSLDALKKSVHRVESKDDHVIMYLQEIQRNILFRQTLRIKQTFVVKNLKHAVVKAYDYYQTSERSEAEYSHHCA is encoded by the exons TTCAGTTCAGGATTTTCACAGTGGATACAAAATTTAAGCCAGTTGATAAAACA TACAAACTCATAGGATTGAAG gacAATCGACTGAACAGAATCAATCAGTGGATTAATGCCACACCAACCAATGGCAAGATACTGCAGCTTTCCCATACGCTGAATCCAGAAGCTTCTGTCGGTTTATATGAGCTGTTTGTAGAGACTggcaaacaaacaattaaagaatattttcaGGTTAAAAAATATG TTCTACCGAAATTTGAAGTGACATTACACAGGCCAGACATAGTGAGAGCAAATGAAGAATTAAAGATGAGGGTATGTGGGAG ATATACCCATGGACATCCTGTACAGGGTAGTGTGAAGATGGGACTCTGCAAAAACATGGCAGTCAGTGTTTATTATCCCAATCAGTATCAAACTCCACTCTGTTTGAATAGATCAGCAGTA ctgAATGAGACCGGCTGTGTTTCTGAGATGTTCcccatttcatttttcatcagaaGTTCAAAACTCCATTTCATGCAACAACATCTTCAATTCACTGCATCAGTAACTGAGGACGGGACAA ACATCTCAATGGAAAGGTctgataatgtgtttttgacctATAGTGTTGGTAGCATCAAATTTGTTGACTTGCCAGAGTTCTTTGAGAAAGGATCAGTCATACAAGCAAAG GTAAAAGTTGAGTTCTCCAAAGGGACTCCAATTCATCAAATTAAGGTTGTTGTTTATTGTGACATGTCTCCATCTCAAGAACTTATAACAGATATCAATGGATTGGCCCATTTCACTATTAATACGTCCCTTGTGATAAGTACATCCATTCAAGTAACG GCATATGCTTCATTTATCAATCAGTTTTATACTCCGTTTCATATTGAACCTGCATACAAACTTCTGCAAATAAAACCCAAAGAAAGCCCAGAAAAAGTGAGTCAACTGGTTATAAAGGCTCTAGAGGAACCACTGAAGTGCGAGGAGGAGATCTCAGTAACCGTGGGGTACACTATTGCTGGAGAGACTGTTGAAAGTGGTTCTGTTACTATAGTCTACCTG atttcctCTAGAGAAGAGATAGTCCACCATGGCTATAAGAATGTCGAGGTGAAGGGCTCTGATGGAGAAGTGGAGGGAGAAGTGATGTTTAAAGTCCTTGTTCGTACACAGATGGCTCCTAAAATGGAGTTTCTAGCTTACTGTGTGCTGCCCAGTGAGACTGTACTAGCTGCTTCCAGAACATTTCAAATTGAGAAATGTCTTGAAAAG ATGTCACTTCAGTTTTCTCCAACTTCAGCTGTTCCTGGTGAAGAAAACACACTTCAGATCTCAGCTCAGCCTGGGTCACTGTGCGGCCTCAGTGCTGTAGATCGGAGCGTCCGGATCATGGAGTCCGGAAAACATCTGGATGCTGACAAA TTTTTTTACCTGTTGCCCGCCAGGCTTTTTCCATATGACATTGAGGATCAAGAAGATTGCTATAATAttagatcaaaaaaaaaatccaagtaTCTCCCTCCTTCACCTTATATACCAATGCCATTCCACCCTTACCCTTCAGAGAGTAAAGCAGATGCTGTCTATACAAGTTTCAGG AACATGGGATTAAAGGTGGTGAcaaatttgattattaaaatgccaTCCTGTATTATATTCAGAGATGAATATTATCAGAGAATGTTTGGTG CAGGACTTATGCCAGGAATTGCTGGAGCAGTTCCAATGAATCCCATGGGGTTCCCAGGTGCATTGGTTCCAGCAGTTGGAATGAGTCCAGTGGGCCACGGAATTCCTTTTGGAGAAGCTGGAGTCGCAGCAG GAGGTATAGGACCTGGGGTTGCTCTCACACCTCCACCCACAGAAACAATTCGTACATTTTTCCCAGAAACTTGGATCTGGGAACTTGCTGTTGTTGG GGACTCTGGATCAGCTCAGGTTCCGGTCACGGTTCCTGACACCATCACCTCTTGGGAGACAGAGGTCTTCTGTCTGTCCTCCAAAGGTCTGGGTCTGGCTCCTCCTGCTCAGCTGACAGTTTTCCAGCCCTTCTTCCTGGAGCTCTCTCTGCCTTACTCCATCATCCGTGGGGAGATCTttgagctgaaggccactgtctTCAACTATTTGTCCAAGTGCATCATG GTTAAAGTGACTCCAGCTCCTTCTTCAGAGTACACTCTCAAAGCCTCCTCTGATGATCAGTATTCATCCTGTCTGTGTGCTAATGGaagaaaaacctttaaatggatCCTCACTCCTTCTGTTCTTG GACTCTTGAATATTACAGTCAGTGCAGAGGCAGAGGCGTCCCAGACTGTGTGTGACAACGAGATTGTGAGTGTGCCAGAGAGAGGACGCATTGACACAGTCACAAGAAGTCTGCGCGTAAAT GCTGAAGGAATCGAAATGAGTAAAAGCTACAGCTGGCTCCTTTGCCCCAAAG GGCAAAACCTCTTGAATGAAGTAGAGCTGATATTTCCCAAAAATATGATAGAGGGATCAGGAAGAGCTACTGTTTCAGtgcttg GAGACATATTGGGTCTTGCTCTAAAGAATCTTGACGGATTACTACAGATGCCGTACGGCTGTGGAGAACAAAATATTGCTATTCTTTCTCCCAATATTTACATTCTGCAGTATCTGGAAAACACAGGGCAGCTCACCCCAGCTATCCGAGAGAGAGCCACTGGCTTCCTTAAGAGTG GGTATCAAAAGCAACTCAACTATGAAAATTCGGATGGATCATATACTACATTTGGAAAGGGAGAAGGAAATACATG GCTGACTGCGTTTGTGCTGAGAACTTTTGGGAAAGCACAGCATTACATCTTCATTGACCCCCAAAAAATTCAGAACTCAAAGCAATGGCTGATACGCCACCAAAGACCAGATGGTTTATATGAGACCAAGGGAAAGCTTTTTAATAACAGAATGAAG GGGGGTGTAAGTGACAGTGTGACCATCACTGCCTATATAACTGCATCACTACTTGAGCTGAACACATCAGTTGCG GATCCTGCTGTGAGTAAAGCTCTGTCTTATTTAAAGCGCTTTGTTGATATCCAAAACACGTACACCACTGCTTTGCTCACCTACACTTTCAGTCTGGCTAAAGACCAAGTGACTCGTGACTATCTTCTAAAAAAGCTTATGGACACTGGGATTTCAGAAG GCTCTCATCTCCACTGGTCTCAGTCTGCATCTGCTGATGACTCTGATTCTCTGGCAGTGGAGATCAGCTCATATGTGCTGCTAGCTTCTCTCACTGCAGATTCACTCACTACAGCTGATCTGGGCTTTGCTAACAGGATTGTCAGCTGGCTTGTGAAGCAGCAGAATGCCTATGGAGGATTCTCCTCAACACAG GACACAGTGGTGGCTCTTCAGGCTCTGTCTTTGTACGCCACCAAAGTGTTCAGCTCTGACGGCTCCAGCACAGTGACTGTACAGTCAGCAGAAGACATTCACCACTTTGATGTCAATCAGGACAACAAGTTACTGTACCAAGAGAAACAGCTGCAGAACGTTCCTGCCAAATACAGCATTGAAGTGAAGGGCTCGacatgtgtgtctgtgcag ATGTCTCTTTTCTACAATATCCCAACTCCCAAGGAATCTAATTCATTACAAATCTTTGTTAGGACCGGAGGAATATGTCAGAGCGGGACGGGACAAATTCTAGATGTTGTATTAGACATTAT ATATACTGGGATACAAGACAGTTCTAACATGGTCATTGTAGATATGAAACTCTTGTCTGGTTTCATACCAGAGCCCTCTTCCCTGGATGCG TTGAAGAAATCAGTACATCGTGTTGAATCCAAAGATGACCATGTGATCATGTATCTTCAAGAG ATTCAGAGGAACATACTCTTTCGCCAAACGCTACGCATAAAACAAACCTTCGTAGTTAAAAACCTCAAGCATGCCGTGGTAAAAGCGTATGATTACTACCAGACAA GTGAGCGGTCTGAAGCAGAATACTCTCATCATTGTGCATGA
- the LOC122359155 gene encoding alpha-2-macroglobulin-like isoform X3: MAIFPGVIRSGSEAKLCISLLKPEENLQLTISLVYNEQNRTLLQERTEKEFHRCLDFQAPESDSVQEIQVEARGKKTRQIEKRKVKFMSYNPLTIIRTDKPIYNPGQTVQFRIFTVDTKFKPVDKTYKLIGLKDNRLNRINQWINATPTNGKILQLSHTLNPEASVGLYELFVETGKQTIKEYFQVKKYVLPKFEVTLHRPDIVRANEELKMRVCGRYTHGHPVQGSVKMGLCKNMAVSVYYPNQYQTPLCLNRSAVLNETGCVSEMFPISFFIRSSKLHFMQQHLQFTASVTEDGTNISMERSDNVFLTYSVGSIKFVDLPEFFEKGSVIQAKVKVEFSKGTPIHQIKVVVYCDMSPSQELITDINGLAHFTINTSLVISTSIQVTAYASFINQFYTPFHIEPAYKLLQIKPKESPEKVSQLVIKALEEPLKCEEEISVTVGYTIAGETVESGSVTIVYLISSREEIVHHGYKNVEVKGSDGEVEGEVMFKVLVRTQMAPKMEFLAYCVLPSETVLAASRTFQIEKCLEKMSLQFSPTSAVPGEENTLQISAQPGSLCGLSAVDRSVRIMESGKHLDADKFFYLLPARLFPYDIEDQEDCYNIRSKKKSKYLPPSPYIPMPFHPYPSESKADAVYTSFRNMGLKVVTNLIIKMPSCIIFRDEYYQRMFGGVAGLMPGIAGAVPMNPMGFPGALVPAVGMSPVGHGIPFGEAGVAAGGIGPGVALTPPPTETIRTFFPETWIWELAVVGDSGSAQVPVTVPDTITSWETEVFCLSSKGLGLAPPAQLTVFQPFFLELSLPYSIIRGEIFELKATVFNYLSKCIMVKVTPAPSSEYTLKASSDDQYSSCLCANGRKTFKWILTPSVLGLLNITVSAEAEASQTVCDNEIVSVPERGRIDTVTRSLRVNAEGIEMSKSYSWLLCPKGQNLLNEVELIFPKNMIEGSGRATVSVLGDILGLALKNLDGLLQMPYGCGEQNIAILSPNIYILQYLENTGQLTPAIRERATGFLKSGYQKQLNYENSDGSYTTFGKGEGNTWLTAFVLRTFGKAQHYIFIDPQKIQNSKQWLIRHQRPDGLYETKGKLFNNRMKGGVSDSVTITAYITASLLELNTSVADPAVSKALSYLKRFVDIQNTYTTALLTYTFSLAKDQVTRDYLLKKLMDTGISEGSHLHWSQSASADDSDSLAVEISSYVLLASLTADSLTTADLGFANRIVSWLVKQQNAYGGFSSTQDTVVALQALSLYATKVFSSDGSSTVTVQSAEDIHHFDVNQDNKLLYQEKQLQNVPAKYSIEVKGSTCVSVQMSLFYNIPTPKESNSLQIFVRTGGICQSGTGQILDVVLDIIYTGIQDSSNMVIVDMKLLSGFIPEPSSLDALKKSVHRVESKDDHVIMYLQEIQRNILFRQTLRIKQTFVVKNLKHAVVKAYDYYQTSERSEAEYSHHCA; the protein is encoded by the exons TTCAGTTCAGGATTTTCACAGTGGATACAAAATTTAAGCCAGTTGATAAAACA TACAAACTCATAGGATTGAAG gacAATCGACTGAACAGAATCAATCAGTGGATTAATGCCACACCAACCAATGGCAAGATACTGCAGCTTTCCCATACGCTGAATCCAGAAGCTTCTGTCGGTTTATATGAGCTGTTTGTAGAGACTggcaaacaaacaattaaagaatattttcaGGTTAAAAAATATG TTCTACCGAAATTTGAAGTGACATTACACAGGCCAGACATAGTGAGAGCAAATGAAGAATTAAAGATGAGGGTATGTGGGAG ATATACCCATGGACATCCTGTACAGGGTAGTGTGAAGATGGGACTCTGCAAAAACATGGCAGTCAGTGTTTATTATCCCAATCAGTATCAAACTCCACTCTGTTTGAATAGATCAGCAGTA ctgAATGAGACCGGCTGTGTTTCTGAGATGTTCcccatttcatttttcatcagaaGTTCAAAACTCCATTTCATGCAACAACATCTTCAATTCACTGCATCAGTAACTGAGGACGGGACAA ACATCTCAATGGAAAGGTctgataatgtgtttttgacctATAGTGTTGGTAGCATCAAATTTGTTGACTTGCCAGAGTTCTTTGAGAAAGGATCAGTCATACAAGCAAAG GTAAAAGTTGAGTTCTCCAAAGGGACTCCAATTCATCAAATTAAGGTTGTTGTTTATTGTGACATGTCTCCATCTCAAGAACTTATAACAGATATCAATGGATTGGCCCATTTCACTATTAATACGTCCCTTGTGATAAGTACATCCATTCAAGTAACG GCATATGCTTCATTTATCAATCAGTTTTATACTCCGTTTCATATTGAACCTGCATACAAACTTCTGCAAATAAAACCCAAAGAAAGCCCAGAAAAAGTGAGTCAACTGGTTATAAAGGCTCTAGAGGAACCACTGAAGTGCGAGGAGGAGATCTCAGTAACCGTGGGGTACACTATTGCTGGAGAGACTGTTGAAAGTGGTTCTGTTACTATAGTCTACCTG atttcctCTAGAGAAGAGATAGTCCACCATGGCTATAAGAATGTCGAGGTGAAGGGCTCTGATGGAGAAGTGGAGGGAGAAGTGATGTTTAAAGTCCTTGTTCGTACACAGATGGCTCCTAAAATGGAGTTTCTAGCTTACTGTGTGCTGCCCAGTGAGACTGTACTAGCTGCTTCCAGAACATTTCAAATTGAGAAATGTCTTGAAAAG ATGTCACTTCAGTTTTCTCCAACTTCAGCTGTTCCTGGTGAAGAAAACACACTTCAGATCTCAGCTCAGCCTGGGTCACTGTGCGGCCTCAGTGCTGTAGATCGGAGCGTCCGGATCATGGAGTCCGGAAAACATCTGGATGCTGACAAA TTTTTTTACCTGTTGCCCGCCAGGCTTTTTCCATATGACATTGAGGATCAAGAAGATTGCTATAATAttagatcaaaaaaaaaatccaagtaTCTCCCTCCTTCACCTTATATACCAATGCCATTCCACCCTTACCCTTCAGAGAGTAAAGCAGATGCTGTCTATACAAGTTTCAGG AACATGGGATTAAAGGTGGTGAcaaatttgattattaaaatgccaTCCTGTATTATATTCAGAGATGAATATTATCAGAGAATGTTTGGTG GTGTAGCAGGACTTATGCCAGGAATTGCTGGAGCAGTTCCAATGAATCCCATGGGGTTCCCAGGTGCATTGGTTCCAGCAGTTGGAATGAGTCCAGTGGGCCACGGAATTCCTTTTGGAGAAGCTGGAGTCGCAGCAG GAGGTATAGGACCTGGGGTTGCTCTCACACCTCCACCCACAGAAACAATTCGTACATTTTTCCCAGAAACTTGGATCTGGGAACTTGCTGTTGTTGG GGACTCTGGATCAGCTCAGGTTCCGGTCACGGTTCCTGACACCATCACCTCTTGGGAGACAGAGGTCTTCTGTCTGTCCTCCAAAGGTCTGGGTCTGGCTCCTCCTGCTCAGCTGACAGTTTTCCAGCCCTTCTTCCTGGAGCTCTCTCTGCCTTACTCCATCATCCGTGGGGAGATCTttgagctgaaggccactgtctTCAACTATTTGTCCAAGTGCATCATG GTTAAAGTGACTCCAGCTCCTTCTTCAGAGTACACTCTCAAAGCCTCCTCTGATGATCAGTATTCATCCTGTCTGTGTGCTAATGGaagaaaaacctttaaatggatCCTCACTCCTTCTGTTCTTG GACTCTTGAATATTACAGTCAGTGCAGAGGCAGAGGCGTCCCAGACTGTGTGTGACAACGAGATTGTGAGTGTGCCAGAGAGAGGACGCATTGACACAGTCACAAGAAGTCTGCGCGTAAAT GCTGAAGGAATCGAAATGAGTAAAAGCTACAGCTGGCTCCTTTGCCCCAAAG GGCAAAACCTCTTGAATGAAGTAGAGCTGATATTTCCCAAAAATATGATAGAGGGATCAGGAAGAGCTACTGTTTCAGtgcttg GAGACATATTGGGTCTTGCTCTAAAGAATCTTGACGGATTACTACAGATGCCGTACGGCTGTGGAGAACAAAATATTGCTATTCTTTCTCCCAATATTTACATTCTGCAGTATCTGGAAAACACAGGGCAGCTCACCCCAGCTATCCGAGAGAGAGCCACTGGCTTCCTTAAGAGTG GGTATCAAAAGCAACTCAACTATGAAAATTCGGATGGATCATATACTACATTTGGAAAGGGAGAAGGAAATACATG GCTGACTGCGTTTGTGCTGAGAACTTTTGGGAAAGCACAGCATTACATCTTCATTGACCCCCAAAAAATTCAGAACTCAAAGCAATGGCTGATACGCCACCAAAGACCAGATGGTTTATATGAGACCAAGGGAAAGCTTTTTAATAACAGAATGAAG GGGGGTGTAAGTGACAGTGTGACCATCACTGCCTATATAACTGCATCACTACTTGAGCTGAACACATCAGTTGCG GATCCTGCTGTGAGTAAAGCTCTGTCTTATTTAAAGCGCTTTGTTGATATCCAAAACACGTACACCACTGCTTTGCTCACCTACACTTTCAGTCTGGCTAAAGACCAAGTGACTCGTGACTATCTTCTAAAAAAGCTTATGGACACTGGGATTTCAGAAG GCTCTCATCTCCACTGGTCTCAGTCTGCATCTGCTGATGACTCTGATTCTCTGGCAGTGGAGATCAGCTCATATGTGCTGCTAGCTTCTCTCACTGCAGATTCACTCACTACAGCTGATCTGGGCTTTGCTAACAGGATTGTCAGCTGGCTTGTGAAGCAGCAGAATGCCTATGGAGGATTCTCCTCAACACAG GACACAGTGGTGGCTCTTCAGGCTCTGTCTTTGTACGCCACCAAAGTGTTCAGCTCTGACGGCTCCAGCACAGTGACTGTACAGTCAGCAGAAGACATTCACCACTTTGATGTCAATCAGGACAACAAGTTACTGTACCAAGAGAAACAGCTGCAGAACGTTCCTGCCAAATACAGCATTGAAGTGAAGGGCTCGacatgtgtgtctgtgcag ATGTCTCTTTTCTACAATATCCCAACTCCCAAGGAATCTAATTCATTACAAATCTTTGTTAGGACCGGAGGAATATGTCAGAGCGGGACGGGACAAATTCTAGATGTTGTATTAGACATTAT ATATACTGGGATACAAGACAGTTCTAACATGGTCATTGTAGATATGAAACTCTTGTCTGGTTTCATACCAGAGCCCTCTTCCCTGGATGCG TTGAAGAAATCAGTACATCGTGTTGAATCCAAAGATGACCATGTGATCATGTATCTTCAAGAG ATTCAGAGGAACATACTCTTTCGCCAAACGCTACGCATAAAACAAACCTTCGTAGTTAAAAACCTCAAGCATGCCGTGGTAAAAGCGTATGATTACTACCAGACAA GTGAGCGGTCTGAAGCAGAATACTCTCATCATTGTGCATGA